The sequence GCGAGCCGGCGAACAGCTCGATGTTGAACGGGCCCTTCTTGTCACCCTTGCTGCCGTCGGCCTTGAGCACGCCCAGCCCGGTCAGCAGCGAGGTGGCCTGCTGCACGCCGACCTTGAAGTTGTCGAACGTGGTGTAGTAGTCGACGTTCGCGCTGCCGCGGATCAGGCGGTCGTACGCGATGACCGGGATGTTGTTCGCCTTGGCGCTGTCGAGCTGGCTGGACAGCGCGGTGCCGTCGATCGACGCGACGATCAGCAGCTTGGCGCCCTTGGTGATCTGGGTGTCGATCTGCTGGGTCTGGGTCGGGATGCTGTCCTCGGCGTACTGCAGGTCGACCTTGTAGCCGAGCGCCTCCAGCTGCTTCTTGACGTTGTCACCGTCGGCGACCCAGCGCTCCGAGGAACGGGTCGGCATGGTCACACCGACCAGCGCACCGGCGTTGTCGCCGCTGGCCGCCTCCTTGTCGGCGGTCTTCTCGCTGGAGCCGCAGGCGGCCATGGTGGTGACCAGGGCGGCGGCCGAGATCGTGGCCGCGAACCGGGTGTATTTCACGGGGGGTTCTCCTCTTTGAGCGCGGTGTTACAGAGGGCGGGCCAGGCGGTGGTACGCCTGGTTCCACCGCACCCGGTCGGCGAAGTCGTCGGTCGTGGTGCGGTCATCGATGAGCAGCAGCTCGGTCTGGACCATCGTGGCGAAGTCCCGCAGGACCTCGGGGCCGACGGCCTGGGTGAGAACGGTGTGGTGCGGTCCTCCGGCGGTGAGCCAGCACTCGGCCGAGGTCGACAGCGACGGTGCGGGCTTCCACACGGCACGGGCAACTGGCAAGTTCGGCAGCGGCTCGTCCGGCTGAACAACTTCGACGGTATTGGCGACCAGGCGGAACCGGTCGCCGAGGTCGGCCAGGCCGATCACCACACCCGGACCGGACGTGGCGTCGAAAACCAGGCGGACCGGGTCCTCGCGGCCGCCGATGCCGAGCGGGTGGATCTCGACGCGCGGCCGGGCGGACGCGATGCTCGGGCAGACCTCGAGCATGTGCGCTCCGAGGATCTTCGGCTCGCCCGGGCCGAAGTGGTACGTGTAGTCCTCCATGAACGAGGTGCCGCGGCCGGTGCCGGCGCCCATCGCCTTCACGGTGGCCAGCAGCGCGGAGGTCTTCCAGTCGCCCTCGCCGCCGAAGCCGTACCCGTCGGCCATCAGCCGCTGCACGGCCAGACCGGGCAGCTGGCGCAGCCCGCCCAGGTCCTCGAAGTTGGTGGTGAAGGCGCCGAATCCGCCCTCGGTGAGGAACTGCCGCAGGCCGGCCTCGATCCGCGCGCCGTAGCGCAGCGACTCGTGCCGCTCGCCGCCGACGGCCAGCTCCGGGGCCAGCTCGTAGAGTTCGGCGTACTCGCCGACCAGGTCGTCGACCGCCTTCTCGTCGACCGCGTCGACCACGGCGACCAGGTCGTTCACCCCGTACGTGTTGACCGAGACGCCGAACCGCAACTCGGCCTCGACCTTGTCGCCCTCGGTGACCGCGACGTCGCGCATGTTGTCGCCGAAGCGGGCCAGCCGCAGGGTGCGCAGGCGCTGCAGGCCGGTCGCGGCCTTCGCCCAGCCGTCGATCCGGGCGACCACCGCGGGGTCGGAGACGTGCCCGGCCACCGTCTTGCGCGGCACGCCCAGGCGCGCCTGGATGAACCCGAACTCGCGGTCGCCGTGCGCGGCCTGGTTGAGGTTCATGAAGTCCATGTCGATGGACTCCCAGGGCAGCGAGATGTTGTGCTGGGTGTGCAGGTGCAGCAGCGGCTTGCGCAGCGCGTCCAGGCCGGAGATCCACATCTTCGCCGGTGAGAACGTGTGCATCCAGGCGATCACGCCGATCACGTTCGGGTCGGCGTTCGCGTCCAGCATCACCTGCTTGATCGCGCCCGAGTCGGTGAGCACCGGGCGGCTGACCAGCTCCGCGCCCAGGCCCGCGGCGAGGGTGCGCTGAATCTCGGCGGACTGGTCGGCGACCTGCTGGAGCGTCTCCGGTCCGTACAGGTGCTGACTGCCGGTGAGAAACCAGATCTGCGGTTTCATCGGTTTTCCTTAGGTGTCGATGGTGCTGCTGTTACCGGGTCTCGGTCACGCGACGCGGGATGGCACGCGGCTCGCGCGTCACCCTCCGCCTCTCCCCGGCCAGAGTGATCGTGCAGCACCGAGCACTCCGCGAGAGGCTCGTCCTGAATCTTGGCTGCGCCGGATTCCAGCTGGTGAACGCCCCTGGGACACCGGTTCGTGGCCGGTGCTCCGAGCCGGGCGCCGGGGTATTTCGAGGATCTCCTCGCCGTGGCCGGCATGACAGGCCGAAGTGCCCGTGCCGACGGGGTCCTCCTGCTCCGGGTCCCCGTGACCGCGCGGCGGAACCCCTGCGAAGGAGGCCGGCACACCGTATGGTGGCACCCACGCCTCCTCACGGAGGGTGACCGCCTCGGTCGTCCGGTCGTGCCGTGCGTCGCCCGCCGACGGCACGACGACCGGAGCGCTCAGGGCCCCGTCGCCGAGGCCGGCGGCGCGGGTGGCGCTCGGCTCAACGGACATCGGAAATACCTCCACGAGGGGGGCCGGCGACGTGGCGACGACCACACTCCGGCGGGAGAAGCCCAGTGTTATCGCTAACAATTCTCGTGTCAACGGCTCTTCGCAACAACGAGGTAACGGCCGCTTAACCCGCCCCGGCAGGCCCTCAGGCGGGCGGCGCCACGCTCTCGCGCACCACCAGTTCCGCCGGCACGACGACCGTCTCCACCGCGCCTGGATCGTCCTTCATCTGGCCCAGCAGCAGGGTCAGGGCGGCCCGCGCGACGTCGCCGAAGGCCTGCCGCACGGTGGTCAGCGGCGGGATGAAGTAGGCCGCCTCCGGCACGTCGTCGAAGCCGACCACGCTGACGTCGTGCGGCACCCGCCGGCCCCGCTCGTGCAGCGCCCGCAGCACCCCCATGGCCAGGTGGTCGTTGGCCGCGAAGACCGCGGTGACCTCGGGCATCCGGGCCAGCATCTGGCCGGCGCGGTACCCCTCGGCGGCCGACCAGTCGGCGCTCAGCAGCGGCGGCACCTCGCGGCCGGCCTCCCGCAGCGTCTGCCGCCAGCCCTGGATCCGGCCGGCCGAGTCGAACCAGTCGGTCGGCCCGGAGACGTGCCAGACCGTCTCGTGCCCGGCCGCCAGCAGGTGCTGCACCGCCGCCCGCGCGCCGGCCACCTGATCCACCGTGACCAGGGAGCGCCCGGCCGCCGGGTCGCCGTCGATGAACACCACCGGCACGTCCGCCGGGATCTCCGCGAGCGCCTCGGTGGCCGAGGCCACCTGGGCGATCACCACCAGGCCGGCGACCCGCTGGTCCAGGTGGCGGTCCACCACGGCGGCGATCGAGTCGCGGTCCAGCTCGCGTACGCTGCCGACGCTGACCGCGAACCCGGCGTCCGCGGCCGCCTGCTCGAACTCGGTCAGCATGGATGCCGGGCCGTAGAGCATGCTGTTGCGCGCCACCACGCCGATCAGCTGGGAGCGGCCGGTCACCAGGGCGCGGGCCGCCCGGTTCGGGCGGTAGCCGAGCTCGGCGATCGCGGCCCGGACCCGCAGCCGGGTCTGCTCCTTGACGTTCGGATGATCGTTGAGGACCCGTGAGACGGTCTGGTGGGAGACCCCGGCCAGTCGTGCCACGTCGGTCATCGCCGGGGAACGGGATCCCTTGGTCTCCACTTGCGCACCTCGCCAGGTCCGGATCTGATGGAGCGTAGCGGCGAGCCGCGCGTCTCCCGGTATGGGAAATGTTATCGATAACAATGCCCGTGCCGCGAGCCCCGCGCGACCGTTGCCTGCAGCCCCGTACTCTCGGCAACAATGGACGCGACACCCACGATCGGCAGCCCCGCCGTGCTCGGCTCGACGGACGACGAAGGCTTCACATCGCTGCGCCGGCCCGCACGCCCGCGCGCCGAACGATACGAGATCGGACGCTCACTGCGCGAGCGGTCCCCCCGCTCGGACATGGCGCACTGGCGCCCGCCCGCCGACCGGCCCGATCCGGTGCGTCATGTGGTCGCCTCGCACGAGGGCCGGCTGCCCTGGCTGGTGCCGCTCCGGATCGGTCGCATGACGGCCAGCCCGTACGCGTTCCTGCGCGGCACCGCCGGCCTGATGGCCGACGACTTCGCCGCCCTGCCGCACACCGGCATCACCCCGGTGATCTGCGGCGACGCCCACCTCGGCAACTTCGGCTTCTACGCCTCCCCGGAGCGCGAGCTGGTCTTCGACCTCAACGACTTCGACGAGGCGCACCCCGGCCCCTGGGAGTGGGACCTGCGCCGGCTGGCGGTCAGCGTGCACGTGGCCGGCCGGGTCAACGGCTTCCGGGAGAGCGCCTGCGCCGACGCGGTCCAGCACTGCGTCGCCGAGTACCGCGAGCAGATCTCGCAGCTGTCCAGCCGGCCGCTGCTGGCCCGCTCGTTCGACCAGCTCGACGTGGACGCGATGCGCTCCGCGGCCAGCCGGGGCAGCTTCCGCGACGAGATCGAGCGGGCCGCCCGCCGGGCCCGCCGCCGCACCAGTGACCGGGCGCTGCCCCGCTTCACCGAACGCCGCGACGGCACCCGGCGGCTGATCGAGGAGCCACCGGTGATCACCCGCCCGCCGGAACGCGACCGGGAGCTGCTCGGCGAAGCCCTCGACGGGTACCTCAACACCCTCAAGCCGCACTGGGCCCGGATCCTCGGCGGCTACCGGATCGTCGACGTCGCGCACAAGGTGGTCGGCGTGGGGTCGGTGGGATTGCGGGCCTACGTCGCGCTGTGCGAGGGCAGCGACCCGGACGACGTGGTGTTCCTGCAGCTCAAGCAGGCCCGGCGGTCGGTGGTGGCGAGACACCAGCACGGCGCGCCGCCGTGGCACCGGCACCAGGGCCAGCGCGTGGTGGAGTACCAGCAGGCGTTGCAGACCGTCAGCGACCCGCTGCTCGGGTGGACGACCATGGGCGAGCACCAGTTCTACGTACGCCAGTTCCGGGACATGAAGGGCGCGATCGTCGTCGAGGACATCAACGCCGGGGCGCTCGCCGACTACGCCGGCATCTGTGGGTACCTGCTGGCCAAGTCGCACGCCCGGACCAGCGGGGCATCGGTGATCGCCGGGTACGTCGGCGGCAGCGACAAGCTGGACGAGTCGCTCGCCCGGTTCGCCCGCGCCTACGCCGACCAGGTGGAGAGCGACCACGCCGCGCTGGTGGCGGCGGTCCGCCGCGGGGAGCTGGCGGCGGAGAGCGGATGAACGTTCCGGCCACGGATCCCGTGACCGGGCGTGTCGCCATCGCGGACGCCATCGCCGTCACCGGGGTCTTCACCGTCCGCGTCCCCGTCATCGTCCGCGTCCCCGTCATCGTCCGCGTCCCTGTCATCGTCCGCGTCCCCGTCATCGCCATCGCCACTGTCATCGCCATCGGAGGAGCCGCGTGAGCGGAGTCATTTCCCTGGAGTCCGCTCCACTGCGGGAGTTCTGGATCGAGCGGCACCTGTGCACGCTGACCACGCTGCGGGCGGACGGCTCACCGCACGTGGTCGCGGTCGGCGCCACCCTCGACCCGGTCACCGGGATCGCCCGGATCATCGCATCCGGCGGATCGGCCAAGGTGCGGCACGTGCGGCGGGGCCAGCAGCAGGTCGCCATCTGCCAGGTGGACGGACGCCGCTGGAGCACCGTCGAGGGGCTAGCGGTGGTCCGCGACGATCCGGAGGCGGTCGCCGACGCGGAACGCCGGTACGCCGCGCGCTACCGGACGCCGCGCCCCAACCCGCAGCGGGTGGTGATCGAGGTGGCGGTCACCCGGGTGCTCGGCTCGGCCTCCCTGCTGCCCTCCACCGTCACCACCTGACGCCGGGCCGGTGGCCGCCGCGACGCGCTCCACCCGGCGGCCCCGCGGACCGGGACACCGCCAGGACCCCTCAACCCAGCGGCCCCCTCGCGGACCGGGACACCGCCGCGACGCGCTCAACCCAGCGGCGCCGCGGACCGGGACACCGCCAGGACCCGCTCAACCCAGCGGCCCCCTCGCGGACCGAGACACCGCCAGGACCCACTCAGCCCAGCGGCCCCCTCGCGGACCGGGACACCGCCGGTGAGGTCGCGATGGGCGCCGCCGGCTCCGGATCGCCGGGCCGCGCCCCGCGGCGGCGCAGGGCGACGACGGCCAGCCCGGCCAGCAGCGCCGTCACCAGGATCGCGCCGGGGAGCTTGACGGTACGGGTCAGCCCGGCGCCGTCCGGCAGGACCGAGAAGGCGGCGGCGACGGTCACGGCCATCACCGCTCTCGTAGCGACCGTGGTGGCCGCGAGCAGGACCAGCGGCCACAGCGCATACCACGGCAGCACCACCGGGGCCAGCGCCACCGTGGCGCCCAGGGCCAGCGCCGCCGAGTGCAGCGCGGCCCGCCCCGGGTCGGCGCGCTCGCGCAGCGCGCGGAACCACAGCATGGTCAGCACCACGGCGAGCACGACCAGGGCGACCGCCCGGACCGCCGGCACCGCGTCGAACGCCGGGTCGAACGGCCGCCCCAGATAGGTGAGCGTCATCCCGAGCGCGGTCGGCAGCGACGAGAACTGGATCAGGATCTCGCTCTCCCGCAGGCCGGTGATCCACCCGTACCCGAGCCCGCCGGCGGCCGTGATCCCGGCGAACGTCGCCGCCGCCGCGCCGCCCACCCCCGCCGCCGCGACCACCACGCCGCGGAGCCCGGCCCACCGCCCCGGCACCCCGGCGGCTCCGGCCACCGGGCCCGCGGACCGGGCGGCGACCCCGGACACCAGCCTCCCGGACCGGGCGGCGACCCCGGCCACCAGGCTCCCGGACCGGGCGGCGACCCCGGACACCAGCCTCCCGGACCGGGCGGCGACCCCGGGCACCAGCCTCCCGGACCGGGCCGCGGCGCAGATCAGGGCGGCGAACGGGATGACGACCACCGCGGTGGCCTTGATCGCCACGGCGCATCCCAGCAGCACCCCGGCGCCGAGCACCGCCACCGGGCGGCCCGGGAAGCGAACCGCCAGCGCCAGGCCACCGACCAGGAAGCCGAGCATCAGCGCGTCGTTGTGCGGGCCACCCAGCAGATGGGCGCCGACCAGCGGCCCGGCCAGCGCCACCCAGAGCGCCCGGCCCGGGGGCACGCCGCAGCGCCGGGCCAGGACCGGCAGCCCGGCCGCCGTCGCGATCGTCCCGGCCAGCGCCAGCACCCGGAACAGCAGCGGAACGGCCAGCTCCCCGGTGACGTGCGGATCGGGCGGCAGCGCTCCGGCCACGGCGACCACCCCGGCCGCGGCCAGGACGAACAGCGGGCCGTACGGCGTCAGCGTGTCCCGCCAGATCGGCGCGACCGCATCGACCCAGGTGCAGGGCAGCGTCTGCGCGGTGTGCTCGTACGGGCTCAGCCCGCGCAGCCACAGCTCCCCCTGGCAGGCGTACGAATGCACGTCCCGGCTGCCGAACGGCGGCAGCAGCAGGAACGGCGCCGCCCACAGCACGATCGTGCCGACCACCCAGCGCGGCGCGAGCGGCCGGTCCCGGCCGGTCCACCAGGCGTACGCCTGCAGGGCGGTGCCCACCACCCAGCCGGACACCACCGCCGGACCGTGCCCGCCGAGCAGGCCGGCCACCGCCAGCAGGACCGAGCCGCCGAAGCCGGTCCACCGCAGAGTCCGCGAGCTCACCACCGTCGCATGGTCGCCGCGCGGGATGAGCGCCAGGCCAGGGCCGGGCGAACGGCAGGCGGCCATCCGGTTCGATGTATGTTCACCGTATCCGTTCCGATCGAGTCCGCTTGAGTCCGCCGGCTCGGCGGTTGCCCTGGCATTCTGGGTCACCCCGGCAAGCGGCACGCCGCCGCACGTGCGGCCTCGACCCGCAGGCACGGCCCGCATTGCATAGAGTCGGCACATGACGCTGCCTGCCGCCGAGAGCGTGCTGCTGCCCGGGCACGACGTGCCGCTGGGTCGCTACGCCACGGTCCGCCGTCTGCTGCCGCACCGGGAGCGCCGGATGGTCGGCGCCTGGTGTTTCGTCGACCATTTCGGGCCCGACGACGTGCGCGGCCGGCCCGGCATGCAGGTCCCGCCACACCCGCACACCGGGTTGCAGACGGTGACCTGGCTGGTCGACGGCGTCATCGAGCACCGCGACAGCCTGGGCAGTGACCAGGTGATCCGGCCCGGGCAGCTGAACCTGATGACCTCGGGGCACGGCATCGCGCACTCCGAGTACACCCCGGCGGAGCATCCGGACGGGATGCACGGGCTGCAGTTGTGGGTGGCGCTGCCGGACGGCGCACGCCGCGGCCCGGCCGCCTTCGAACACCTGGACGGGCTGCCGTCGTACACCGAGGGGCCGGTCACGGTCACCGTCGCGGTGGGGTCGCTCGGGACGCTGCGCTCCCCCGCGACGGTGCACTCGCCGCTGGTCGGGGCGGAGCTGGCGTACGCCGGGGCGGCGCGCCAGACGCTCGAACTGGACCCGGCGTTCGAGTACGGCGTGCTGGTGATGTCCGGGTCGGCGGTCGTCGACGAGTCGCCGCTGACCCCCGGCTCGCTGCTCTACCTGGACACCGGGCGGACCACGCTGGACATCGCGGTGTTGTCGCCGGCCCGGCTGTTCCTGATCGGTGGCGAGCCGTTCGACGAGCCGCTGGTGATGTGGTGGAACTTCGTCTGCCGGTCACACGAGGAGATCGTGCAGGCGCGGGCCGACTGGGCGGCCGGGCGGCGCTTCGGCACGGTCCGGGGCTGCGCTGCCGGCGCCGGAGCTTCCGACGGTACGGCTCAAGGCGCGCGACCGCCACGGGTGCACGTACTGAGCGACGTACCGGATCGGGGCCCCGCGTCCTCCAGCGGACCCTGCGCCCGCGGACGGCGGCCCCGCTTGGTCTGCGAGCGGCCGAGCCGGAGTCGCCGGGCCGGGGGACGCGCGGGTCGTCGCCCGGGTGTTCACGACCGGTCCGCGGGGCGTCGGGCACCGGCCCGGCCCGGCGATCGACGAGCTCGCCGTGCACCCGCTGCGCGGTGCGCCCGGCGGGGACGCGACGGCGGCGGGGACCGCGAGGGCGGCCAGGACCGCGACGGCGGCCAGGACCGCGACGGCGGCCAGGACCGCGACGGCGGCCAGGACCGCGAGGGCGGCGCGGACCGCGACGGCGGCGGGGACGCGGCGTATCGTCGGAGCGGGATCGCCCAGCATCGGAGGCTCTCGCTTGCGGACGTGGTCGGCCGGGACGGCGGCGCACTGGTGTTATCTGCGCGCGGTGGCGGAGGCGTTCGAGGCCGCGGGGATGCCGGTGGCCGACTGGCGGGCCGATCCGGGGCCGCCGCGCGACGGCTGGATCCCGTTCGACCGCAGCCGGGCGTCCATCGTGGTGTGGGACCACGACCAGGCCGGGCTGGGCTGGTCGGAGATCGCCGGGTGGTATCTGTTGCTGATCAACTCACCGGGGCGGCGGGTGACGATCCCCCTGCCGGTGCCCCTGGTGGCCGCGCCCCCGACCGTGATCGCGGCGGTCGCCGTCCGGGTCGGCCCAGCGCCCTCGGCCATCCGCTCCCCCGGCTCCAGCGGGCACCGCGATCTTCCCGATGCCGACGCCGGGCCCGGCACGCCCGAGTTGGAGCGCGCGCTGTCCCGTTACGGGTGACGGCGCCGGGGCGGGCGTGCCCCGGGTCCCCGGGCGCACCGGGATCAAGACCAGGCGACCGGCGCCGCCGGGGGGCCCTTCGGGGTACGCAGAGGGGCAAGGACGGCGGCGGGATCGCTCCCGCCGCCGCCTCTGGTCCCGGCCTGTTGCGCCTGATCCGCCAATCGCCCGGGGAGTCGGGGGGCGGTCTCCCGGGGCGGGTCGTCCACGGGCGCGGGGGTGCGGCCGTCAGAACGGGGGGGGCGACGGCCGCTCGGCCGGGAAGCCGGCGAGCCGCTGTGGACTTCGTCGGCCGCAGCGGGCGGCTCCGTCCTGCGTGGACCGGGCCGCACCACAACCGTGCCAGCTTCAACGTTCAAGATCCGCGGAATGTGGCGGTGTCCTTGGACACGTTCGGTCACCTGATCGGGGTCACCCGGGAGTTCCTGACTTTCCTGAAAAGGAGCTTAAGAAGTGCTTAAGTCGATCGGGCCCCCGTCACCCGGACACAATCACGTTCGTTGATTGCCGCGCGTGCGCGAACGTCACCGTGCGCGCTCCCGGGCACCCCGCATAGTCACTGTTCACAACATTGAACCGGGCGGCCCCGCCGGACGTATTCGAGGTCGACCGAGTACTCCCGGCGGGCTGCGGCGCCGGGTCGGTCACCGGCCGCGGCGCCCTCGCGAGTCCGGACCGGGGGACCCGCAGCGCGGTGGCGCACCATGCAGATCCGTGATTAACCTTCCACATCCACCACGTGGCGGGCGGTTGATCCGGGTGCGCGAGGGGCGGGCACCGGG is a genomic window of Actinoplanes teichomyceticus ATCC 31121 containing:
- the araA gene encoding L-arabinose isomerase, which gives rise to MKPQIWFLTGSQHLYGPETLQQVADQSAEIQRTLAAGLGAELVSRPVLTDSGAIKQVMLDANADPNVIGVIAWMHTFSPAKMWISGLDALRKPLLHLHTQHNISLPWESIDMDFMNLNQAAHGDREFGFIQARLGVPRKTVAGHVSDPAVVARIDGWAKAATGLQRLRTLRLARFGDNMRDVAVTEGDKVEAELRFGVSVNTYGVNDLVAVVDAVDEKAVDDLVGEYAELYELAPELAVGGERHESLRYGARIEAGLRQFLTEGGFGAFTTNFEDLGGLRQLPGLAVQRLMADGYGFGGEGDWKTSALLATVKAMGAGTGRGTSFMEDYTYHFGPGEPKILGAHMLEVCPSIASARPRVEIHPLGIGGREDPVRLVFDATSGPGVVIGLADLGDRFRLVANTVEVVQPDEPLPNLPVARAVWKPAPSLSTSAECWLTAGGPHHTVLTQAVGPEVLRDFATMVQTELLLIDDRTTTDDFADRVRWNQAYHRLARPL
- a CDS encoding LacI family DNA-binding transcriptional regulator — its product is MTDVARLAGVSHQTVSRVLNDHPNVKEQTRLRVRAAIAELGYRPNRAARALVTGRSQLIGVVARNSMLYGPASMLTEFEQAAADAGFAVSVGSVRELDRDSIAAVVDRHLDQRVAGLVVIAQVASATEALAEIPADVPVVFIDGDPAAGRSLVTVDQVAGARAAVQHLLAAGHETVWHVSGPTDWFDSAGRIQGWRQTLREAGREVPPLLSADWSAAEGYRAGQMLARMPEVTAVFAANDHLAMGVLRALHERGRRVPHDVSVVGFDDVPEAAYFIPPLTTVRQAFGDVARAALTLLLGQMKDDPGAVETVVVPAELVVRESVAPPA
- a CDS encoding DUF2252 domain-containing protein; translation: MDATPTIGSPAVLGSTDDEGFTSLRRPARPRAERYEIGRSLRERSPRSDMAHWRPPADRPDPVRHVVASHEGRLPWLVPLRIGRMTASPYAFLRGTAGLMADDFAALPHTGITPVICGDAHLGNFGFYASPERELVFDLNDFDEAHPGPWEWDLRRLAVSVHVAGRVNGFRESACADAVQHCVAEYREQISQLSSRPLLARSFDQLDVDAMRSAASRGSFRDEIERAARRARRRTSDRALPRFTERRDGTRRLIEEPPVITRPPERDRELLGEALDGYLNTLKPHWARILGGYRIVDVAHKVVGVGSVGLRAYVALCEGSDPDDVVFLQLKQARRSVVARHQHGAPPWHRHQGQRVVEYQQALQTVSDPLLGWTTMGEHQFYVRQFRDMKGAIVVEDINAGALADYAGICGYLLAKSHARTSGASVIAGYVGGSDKLDESLARFARAYADQVESDHAALVAAVRRGELAAESG
- a CDS encoding PPOX class F420-dependent oxidoreductase, coding for MSGVISLESAPLREFWIERHLCTLTTLRADGSPHVVAVGATLDPVTGIARIIASGGSAKVRHVRRGQQQVAICQVDGRRWSTVEGLAVVRDDPEAVADAERRYAARYRTPRPNPQRVVIEVAVTRVLGSASLLPSTVTT
- the mptB gene encoding polyprenol phosphomannose-dependent alpha 1,6 mannosyltransferase MptB, which encodes MSSRTLRWTGFGGSVLLAVAGLLGGHGPAVVSGWVVGTALQAYAWWTGRDRPLAPRWVVGTIVLWAAPFLLLPPFGSRDVHSYACQGELWLRGLSPYEHTAQTLPCTWVDAVAPIWRDTLTPYGPLFVLAAAGVVAVAGALPPDPHVTGELAVPLLFRVLALAGTIATAAGLPVLARRCGVPPGRALWVALAGPLVGAHLLGGPHNDALMLGFLVGGLALAVRFPGRPVAVLGAGVLLGCAVAIKATAVVVIPFAALICAAARSGRLVPGVAARSGRLVSGVAARSGSLVAGVAARSGRLVSGVAARSAGPVAGAAGVPGRWAGLRGVVVAAAGVGGAAAATFAGITAAGGLGYGWITGLRESEILIQFSSLPTALGMTLTYLGRPFDPAFDAVPAVRAVALVVLAVVLTMLWFRALRERADPGRAALHSAALALGATVALAPVVLPWYALWPLVLLAATTVATRAVMAVTVAAAFSVLPDGAGLTRTVKLPGAILVTALLAGLAVVALRRRGARPGDPEPAAPIATSPAVSRSARGPLG
- a CDS encoding DUF6292 family protein, giving the protein MRTWSAGTAAHWCYLRAVAEAFEAAGMPVADWRADPGPPRDGWIPFDRSRASIVVWDHDQAGLGWSEIAGWYLLLINSPGRRVTIPLPVPLVAAPPTVIAAVAVRVGPAPSAIRSPGSSGHRDLPDADAGPGTPELERALSRYG